The Plasmodium gaboni strain SY75 chromosome Unknown, whole genome shotgun sequence sequence TAATCAATTGTTTGTATATGATGAAATTTGGAATGAATATATTTCGagattttttaaagaagTAGCAATTGAAGAAGTAGAATACACTAATACGTTTTTTAGTTTAATTAATGATAAACATACCCttgatgatatattaaaatttatttattcattcttagaatattttgaaatattaaaaaaaatactaCAAGAAGAATACCACGAAGAACTCCTTCGAACAATTGTAGAAAACTTGAATGagaaa is a genomic window containing:
- a CDS encoding exported protein (PHISTa) yields the protein DLRNIWSHTVDIAKEGLDNLLKESKTSVQKYLDNNIHISHDKYGNQLFVYDEIWNEYISRFFKEVAIEEVEYTNTFFSLINDKHTLDDILKFIYSFLEYFEILKKILQEEYHEELLRTIVENLNEKK